Proteins from one Triticum aestivum cultivar Chinese Spring chromosome 7A, IWGSC CS RefSeq v2.1, whole genome shotgun sequence genomic window:
- the LOC123154938 gene encoding chaperone protein dnaJ 8, chloroplastic gives MAAGGGVVLNLRVPSASVTPARRCGTASSSSVRCGGARGAAPARHTGGALEDDHYRMLRLAPGATRGDVKRAFHRLALQHHPDVVRRGGGDGQQDDAIDFQRINAAYQTLMSNMREAEATLEYWRRRYGLADEDLDRYRHYLNDEDADDWFADF, from the coding sequence ATGGCTGCCGGAGGAGGAGTGGTGCTCAACCTGCGCGTCCCGTCGGCGTCAGTGACGCCGGCGCGGCGGTGTGGgacggcgtcgtcgtcgtcggtgAGATGCGGGGGCgcgcgcggggcggcgccggcgaggcataCGGGCGGGGCGCTGGAGGATGACCACTACCGGATGCTGAGGCTGGCGCCGGGGGCCACCAGGGGCGATGTCAAGAGGGCCTTCCACCGCCTCGCGCTGCAGCACCACCCGGACGTCGTGCGCCGGGGCGGCGGGGACGGCCAGCAAGACGACGCCATCGACTTCCAGCGGATCAACGCGGCGTACCAGACGTTGATGAGCAACATGCGGGAGGCGGAGGCGACGCTCGAGTACTGGCGCCGCCGCTACGGCCTCGCCGACGAGGACCTCGACCGCTACCGCCACTACCTCAACGACGAGGACGCGGACGACTGGTTCGCCGACTTCTGA